From the Brevibacillus choshinensis genome, one window contains:
- a CDS encoding dipeptidase: protein MIHVQQKDYKGYRAYQYLEPGVDFKEFKLSKETGLFPAYTIPLTESQEERAKRLFEENVVISLHDHMFVAPENLNEFFEFRRWGRDSMGYEGLSQSGLDCVFDNLMNGTAMITSRAGWKWDDVLFDLGMRLCDIAHQDMVVLGLTTDDIRLAKKNKKIAFVPSLEASTMIENELDRLDILYGFGVRNMGIAYSEGNSLGCGLKEKSDGGLTEFGRQAVRRMNKLGIAIDISHSGDKTSLDTIETSDKPIFITHAGARALWESNRLKPDHIIQACAERGGVIGIEAAPHTTMTKNQPRHNLDSFMEHFEYCANLVGIDHVAFGPDVLFGDHVGIHRVFASALSIAAAHGKNNFEEVDYVEGIENPTEAFPNIVRWLITRGYSDGDIAKVIGGNIMRVLDEVWYDPKSMTVGKKDEKATV from the coding sequence ATGATTCATGTGCAGCAGAAGGATTACAAAGGATATCGAGCCTATCAGTATCTAGAGCCAGGAGTTGATTTTAAAGAATTTAAACTATCCAAAGAAACGGGATTATTTCCCGCATACACCATCCCGTTGACGGAGTCACAAGAAGAGCGTGCGAAGCGACTCTTTGAAGAAAACGTCGTGATCTCCTTGCATGATCACATGTTTGTGGCTCCTGAGAATTTGAATGAATTCTTCGAGTTTCGCCGCTGGGGAAGAGATAGTATGGGCTATGAGGGATTGAGTCAATCAGGGCTGGACTGCGTATTTGACAATCTCATGAATGGAACCGCCATGATTACTTCTCGTGCGGGCTGGAAATGGGATGATGTTCTGTTTGATTTGGGAATGCGATTGTGTGATATTGCCCATCAGGATATGGTCGTTCTCGGATTGACGACAGATGACATCCGGCTGGCAAAGAAAAACAAGAAGATCGCTTTCGTTCCTTCCTTGGAGGCATCTACGATGATCGAGAACGAGCTGGATCGGCTGGACATTTTATACGGATTTGGCGTTCGTAACATGGGTATTGCCTACAGTGAGGGGAATTCGCTCGGCTGCGGCTTGAAGGAGAAAAGCGACGGCGGCTTGACGGAATTCGGAAGACAGGCGGTTCGCCGCATGAATAAGCTGGGCATTGCCATCGATATTTCTCACTCTGGGGACAAAACCTCGCTGGATACGATCGAGACGAGTGATAAACCTATTTTCATTACTCATGCAGGGGCAAGGGCACTTTGGGAATCCAATCGCTTGAAGCCGGATCACATTATTCAAGCATGCGCGGAGCGCGGTGGCGTCATTGGCATCGAGGCGGCACCACATACGACGATGACCAAAAATCAGCCTAGGCACAATCTTGATTCTTTCATGGAGCACTTTGAATATTGTGCGAATCTCGTAGGAATCGACCATGTAGCTTTTGGGCCGGATGTGTTATTTGGAGACCATGTTGGCATCCATCGAGTCTTCGCGAGTGCATTGTCGATTGCAGCTGCACACGGCAAGAATAACTTTGAGGAAGTCGATTATGTGGAAGGGATCGAAAATCCGACGGAGGCATTCCCGAACATCGTGCGTTGGCTGATTACACGAGGGTATTCCGATGGAGATATAGCCAAAGTGATAGGTGGCAATATCATGCGTGTTCTCGATGAAGTATGGTATGATCCGAAATCGATGACCGTGGGCAAGAAAGACGAAAAAGCTACTGTCTGA
- a CDS encoding MDR family MFS transporter has translation MGEVKRLPILISLMIGAFFSILNETLLNIAFPQLMIELNVSASTLQWLATGYMLVVGVLVPASGLLVQLFTTRQMFLGAMILFTAGTLVCGIAPHFSILLVGRLLQAAGTGLMLPVLMNTILVLYPPDKRGAAMGSIGLVIMFAPAIGPTLSGLILESLQWRWLFYLVLPFAAFSIVFAAIYLKNVSETKKIKVDVLSLILSTIGFGAVVYGFSSSGEGHGGWSNPLVYGTVSIGIIALVLFVFRQLRVPEPLMDLRAFQYPMFTLTTILLIIMMMTLFSAMSLLPFLFQGALGLTVFASGLLMLPGSLLNGLISPLTGKLFDKFGPRALVIPGAAFLVVIMWFFTQVTVETSRMTFLLLHICLMVAISMIMMPTQTNGLNQLPPRFYPHGTAILNTLQQVAGAIGVALFIGVMSTGQRAFLAKSPNPTAQDQMAGAMVAGVHNAFLIGFGFSVVALLLAFFIKRTQVAKL, from the coding sequence ATGGGAGAGGTAAAGAGACTGCCCATATTGATCTCGCTCATGATCGGGGCATTTTTCTCTATCTTAAATGAAACGTTGCTCAATATCGCGTTTCCACAACTGATGATCGAACTAAATGTTTCGGCCTCGACCCTTCAATGGTTAGCAACCGGGTATATGCTCGTCGTAGGTGTACTCGTGCCAGCGTCTGGGCTATTGGTTCAACTGTTTACAACAAGGCAAATGTTCTTAGGAGCCATGATTTTATTTACTGCGGGTACGTTGGTTTGTGGAATTGCCCCTCATTTTTCGATTTTGTTGGTGGGTCGATTGTTGCAGGCTGCGGGAACGGGCCTGATGCTACCCGTTTTGATGAATACCATTCTGGTTTTATATCCTCCCGACAAGAGGGGGGCAGCGATGGGAAGCATCGGACTCGTCATCATGTTCGCCCCGGCGATTGGTCCGACTCTGTCTGGCCTGATTCTGGAATCCTTGCAATGGCGATGGCTGTTTTATCTGGTGCTGCCGTTCGCAGCCTTTTCCATTGTGTTTGCCGCGATCTACTTAAAGAATGTCTCGGAAACCAAAAAAATAAAAGTGGATGTGCTATCCCTTATCTTATCCACGATAGGGTTTGGTGCTGTGGTATATGGATTCAGCAGTTCTGGCGAGGGTCATGGTGGTTGGTCAAATCCACTTGTATACGGAACTGTGTCAATCGGTATTATCGCACTCGTGTTGTTCGTATTTCGGCAACTGCGAGTCCCTGAGCCTTTAATGGATCTTCGAGCATTTCAATACCCGATGTTCACGCTGACAACAATCCTGCTGATTATTATGATGATGACGTTGTTCTCAGCGATGTCCCTTTTGCCTTTCCTGTTCCAAGGTGCTCTTGGGCTCACCGTTTTCGCATCTGGTCTTTTGATGTTGCCGGGTAGTTTGTTAAACGGGCTGATTTCACCTCTTACAGGAAAGCTGTTTGATAAATTCGGTCCGCGTGCTCTCGTCATACCCGGTGCCGCTTTTCTCGTTGTGATTATGTGGTTTTTTACACAGGTGACGGTAGAAACGAGTCGGATGACCTTCCTCCTCTTGCACATTTGCTTAATGGTGGCGATCTCCATGATCATGATGCCCACTCAGACAAATGGATTGAACCAATTGCCACCACGATTTTACCCGCACGGTACGGCTATCTTGAACACCTTGCAACAGGTTGCCGGAGCCATTGGCGTCGCCTTGTTCATTGGAGTCATGTCGACGGGTCAACGGGCTTTTCTGGCGAAGTCACCCAACCCTACTGCACAGGATCAAATGGCTGGAGCAATGGTTGCAGGTGTGCATAACGCCTTTTTGATCGGATTTGGCTTTTCTGTTGTTGCCTTGCTACTTGCGTTTTTCATTAAAAGGACGCAGGTAGCGAAGCTATAG
- a CDS encoding AAA family ATPase, giving the protein MRRYQWIKWRKILLWLGIIATVLIVLTVGGPTYWAVAWGIVTLLFQLLFAILFVIIQFVALFWFLARGRTYWILPGETGSTWDDYRGNPEIVENAKRIVTLLKGVKEFKEMGGEAIRGLLLCGPPGTGKSYLAQVIANEAQVPFAYASAPSFQNMFFGVGNLKVMGLYRKARKRASEYGACIIFIDEIDAIGMKRQGGGMGGGMLGMGGAGLLNELLLQMDPPNIDNTKIAKLLRTLGLRRKKAERPPVMTIAATNLPDILDSALLRPGRFDRQLWVDSPDYDGRIDVFQYYLKKVKHDETLTPEKAALDTIGYSPAQIKHIVNESVVIAHQRGALVANYDDFRAAMETYEWGIKQPLRSMSEDEKRNVAYHEAGHAVAQFFLKPHERVWKVTIIRRGGALGLAATKPTHERYNRSDSEILAAIQVCLAARAVEEEFLGKKLNGVTSDLHQATELAGAYLGIVGMGDELFSWLATGSRVDGLKTLRPKINELLNEQMLQVKKLVLDYADFVHAIAEELLKRGDLTGEEIEELHVQLYGQGRPEPSEDDDVQKDS; this is encoded by the coding sequence ATGAGGAGATATCAGTGGATCAAGTGGCGTAAAATCCTCCTCTGGCTCGGAATCATTGCCACGGTCCTGATTGTCCTCACCGTGGGAGGACCGACTTACTGGGCAGTAGCCTGGGGGATTGTCACACTACTATTTCAGTTGCTCTTTGCCATCCTGTTTGTCATCATTCAGTTCGTTGCTCTCTTTTGGTTTTTGGCTCGTGGACGTACGTATTGGATTTTGCCTGGCGAAACAGGCTCCACTTGGGATGATTACCGGGGAAACCCAGAGATTGTGGAGAATGCCAAGCGGATTGTTACCCTGCTCAAAGGGGTTAAAGAATTCAAGGAAATGGGTGGAGAGGCGATCCGCGGTTTGCTCCTCTGTGGCCCACCAGGAACCGGTAAATCTTACCTAGCTCAGGTAATTGCCAACGAAGCGCAGGTTCCCTTTGCTTATGCGTCGGCACCGAGCTTTCAAAACATGTTTTTCGGAGTCGGGAATCTGAAAGTAATGGGGCTGTACCGAAAAGCGAGGAAGCGTGCCAGCGAATACGGCGCGTGTATTATTTTTATCGATGAGATCGATGCCATCGGGATGAAACGTCAAGGTGGCGGGATGGGTGGAGGCATGCTCGGCATGGGTGGAGCAGGGCTATTAAATGAGCTGCTGCTGCAAATGGATCCACCCAATATCGATAATACGAAAATTGCCAAGCTCTTGAGAACACTCGGCCTACGACGCAAAAAGGCGGAACGGCCACCAGTAATGACCATTGCCGCGACAAATCTGCCCGACATCCTCGATTCCGCTCTGCTACGGCCAGGACGGTTTGACCGTCAGCTATGGGTAGATTCCCCGGACTATGACGGACGGATAGACGTCTTCCAGTACTATCTCAAGAAGGTAAAGCATGATGAGACCTTAACGCCTGAAAAAGCTGCGCTCGATACGATTGGGTACAGTCCGGCGCAGATCAAGCATATCGTGAACGAGTCAGTCGTCATCGCCCACCAACGTGGTGCACTCGTGGCCAACTATGATGACTTCCGTGCTGCTATGGAAACCTATGAATGGGGGATCAAGCAACCCCTTCGTTCGATGAGCGAGGATGAAAAACGAAATGTAGCTTATCATGAAGCTGGCCATGCAGTGGCTCAGTTTTTTCTAAAGCCGCACGAACGTGTCTGGAAGGTCACCATAATTCGACGAGGTGGAGCTCTAGGACTCGCAGCTACCAAGCCGACGCACGAAAGGTACAACCGCAGCGACAGTGAGATTTTGGCTGCGATTCAGGTGTGCCTGGCTGCCCGTGCAGTAGAAGAAGAGTTTCTGGGGAAAAAGCTAAATGGAGTCACCTCCGATCTTCATCAAGCGACGGAGCTCGCAGGGGCATATCTGGGTATCGTCGGGATGGGAGATGAATTGTTCAGCTGGTTGGCGACTGGTTCGCGGGTAGATGGACTCAAGACACTGCGTCCCAAGATTAACGAGTTGTTGAATGAGCAGATGCTCCAGGTGAAGAAGCTGGTTTTGGACTATGCCGACTTCGTCCACGCCATTGCAGAAGAACTGTTAAAACGCGGGGATCTAACGGGCGAGGAAATCGAGGAGCTGCATGTGCAATTGTACGGGCAAGGACGTCCTGAGCCGTCAGAGGATGATGACGTTCAAAAGGATTCGTAA
- a CDS encoding YolD-like family protein, translating to MNEKFSYLSERSCDEWQGLLVQRPTIADDDFGEMCFRIYDSTQYSYPIQVKWFVRESGSFGTVKSAWGLVREIDAEQYLVKLVNQDDSRWIKVEDIVSVTK from the coding sequence ATGAATGAAAAATTTTCGTATCTATCCGAAAGAAGCTGTGATGAATGGCAAGGATTACTAGTACAACGTCCAACCATCGCCGATGATGACTTTGGAGAAATGTGCTTTCGAATTTATGACAGTACACAATACAGCTATCCCATTCAAGTGAAGTGGTTTGTCAGGGAAAGCGGATCCTTTGGCACCGTGAAATCAGCTTGGGGACTCGTTCGAGAAATTGACGCCGAACAATATCTGGTTAAACTCGTCAACCAAGATGATTCCCGCTGGATAAAAGTGGAGGACATCGTGAGTGTAACAAAATGA
- a CDS encoding catalase encodes MDVNNGSNVNGGDEENTLTNRQGHPITDNQSMRTVGNRGPTVLENYDFLEKITHFDRERTPERVVHARGAGAHGYFEAYGSVGGEPVSTYTRAKLFQEKGKKTPVFVRFSSVIHGTHSPETLRDPRGFAVKFYTEDGNWDLVGNNLKVFFIRDAMKFPDLVHAFKPDPVTNIQDVERIFDFISNTPEAMHMITFLFSPWGVPANYRQMQGSGVNTYKWVNYEGKAVLVKYHWEPLAQGIKNLTQQQAEEIQGKNFNHATQDLYEAIERGEYPEWEMCVQIMSDDDHPELDFDPLDPTKLWPEDHFPFLPVGKMVLNKNPENYFAEVEQAAFGTGVLVDGLDFSNDKLLQGRTFSYSDTQRYRVGANYLQLPINSPKTHVATNQEGGQMLYRVDRSQPHINYEPSTIGGLHEAKQEGKDHQPYVEGNIVRQKIDRTNDFKQPGDRYRIMEDWEKDDLIANLTDAMLSCDPRIQEKMINFFTKCDPEYGNRIKQGVQAGKSNGEGIGGPMGATNPGKAVRKAESEGHSAEPY; translated from the coding sequence ATGGACGTCAATAATGGAAGCAACGTGAACGGCGGCGACGAAGAAAATACGCTAACCAACCGCCAGGGTCATCCAATTACAGATAATCAAAGTATGCGAACGGTGGGAAATCGCGGACCGACCGTGTTGGAAAACTACGATTTTCTGGAGAAGATCACGCATTTTGACCGTGAAAGAACACCAGAACGTGTCGTACATGCACGGGGTGCTGGCGCGCATGGTTATTTTGAAGCGTACGGATCTGTGGGAGGTGAACCCGTCTCCACATACACCCGAGCGAAGCTTTTTCAGGAAAAAGGGAAGAAAACGCCGGTGTTCGTCCGTTTTTCTTCCGTTATTCACGGTACCCATTCACCCGAGACTTTGCGTGACCCACGTGGATTCGCCGTAAAGTTTTACACGGAGGACGGCAACTGGGACTTGGTCGGAAATAATCTCAAGGTGTTTTTTATTCGGGATGCGATGAAATTTCCCGATCTCGTACATGCTTTCAAGCCGGATCCAGTCACGAACATTCAAGACGTTGAGCGCATCTTCGACTTTATTTCCAATACGCCGGAAGCTATGCACATGATCACATTTCTCTTTTCACCGTGGGGCGTTCCTGCCAACTACAGACAGATGCAAGGCTCAGGTGTGAATACATACAAATGGGTCAATTATGAAGGAAAAGCAGTGTTGGTGAAATATCATTGGGAGCCGTTGGCGCAAGGTATCAAAAACTTGACGCAACAACAAGCAGAAGAGATTCAAGGGAAAAACTTTAACCACGCGACGCAGGATCTGTATGAAGCAATCGAGCGCGGTGAGTATCCGGAATGGGAAATGTGTGTGCAGATTATGTCGGACGATGACCATCCTGAATTGGACTTCGATCCTCTCGATCCAACGAAACTTTGGCCGGAAGATCATTTTCCGTTTCTTCCCGTGGGAAAAATGGTGCTCAACAAAAATCCCGAGAATTATTTTGCGGAGGTCGAGCAAGCCGCCTTTGGTACAGGGGTTCTCGTGGATGGACTTGATTTTTCTAACGACAAGCTGTTGCAAGGAAGAACGTTTTCGTATTCGGATACGCAACGATACCGGGTAGGAGCAAACTATTTACAACTCCCGATCAACTCACCGAAGACTCACGTTGCGACGAATCAGGAAGGCGGCCAGATGCTTTATCGTGTAGACCGCAGTCAACCTCACATCAACTATGAGCCGTCGACGATTGGAGGGCTGCACGAGGCCAAGCAGGAGGGGAAGGACCATCAGCCCTATGTGGAAGGGAATATCGTACGTCAAAAAATCGATCGCACGAATGATTTCAAGCAGCCGGGTGATCGGTATCGCATCATGGAAGACTGGGAGAAAGACGATTTGATCGCCAATCTTACCGATGCTATGTTGAGCTGCGATCCGCGAATCCAGGAAAAAATGATTAATTTCTTCACCAAATGCGACCCTGAGTACGGGAACCGTATCAAGCAAGGGGTACAGGCAGGCAAGAGCAATGGAGAAGGAATAGGCGGTCCGATGGGAGCGACCAATCCTGGCAAGGCAGTCCGCAAGGCTGAAAGCGAAGGACATTCGGCTGAGCCTTATTAA
- a CDS encoding 2-phosphosulfolactate phosphatase: protein MRKMDFFAQSDFTAKFEWGYEGVEQVGKDSDIVVIVDVLSFTTCVDVVVGRGGVVFPYRVKDDSAQTYAYEKNAILAGRRGDPISLSPVSLSSIPQGTRIVLPSPNGSTCTMLAKHCGGRVIAACLRNAGAVARYIRQQGGTVTVIASGERWPNGTLRPAIEDMIAAGAILEQLSDHSLSPEAQIAVGAYRTAKDTLLPMLLQSGSGQELTSKGYSEDVRIAAALNVSENVPVLNEEFAYEDMK from the coding sequence ATGAGGAAAATGGACTTTTTTGCGCAGTCAGACTTCACAGCGAAATTTGAATGGGGGTATGAGGGGGTAGAACAAGTAGGAAAGGACTCTGATATCGTGGTAATCGTGGATGTTCTCTCGTTTACAACTTGTGTAGATGTGGTAGTCGGGCGAGGCGGAGTCGTATTTCCCTACAGAGTTAAAGATGACTCAGCTCAAACTTATGCCTATGAAAAAAATGCGATATTGGCAGGCAGACGTGGAGATCCGATTTCCCTTTCTCCAGTTTCTTTATCTTCCATTCCACAGGGTACTCGTATTGTTTTGCCCTCACCGAATGGTTCTACTTGCACCATGCTGGCTAAACATTGCGGAGGGCGCGTAATCGCTGCCTGTCTTCGGAATGCAGGTGCAGTCGCGCGATATATTCGTCAACAAGGAGGCACGGTAACTGTCATCGCAAGTGGGGAAAGATGGCCAAACGGGACTCTTCGTCCCGCCATCGAGGACATGATTGCCGCTGGCGCGATACTGGAACAACTATCGGATCACAGCCTGTCTCCGGAAGCACAAATAGCCGTCGGTGCCTATCGTACGGCAAAAGATACCTTGTTGCCTATGCTTTTACAATCCGGCTCTGGTCAAGAATTGACGAGCAAAGGTTACTCGGAAGATGTGAGAATCGCTGCTGCTTTAAACGTTAGTGAAAATGTACCTGTATTGAACGAGGAATTCGCGTATGAGGACATGAAATGA
- a CDS encoding phosphotransferase family protein → MEGWLQHLMDTSPGLQKANKIERIFKGFSPELKYRVFLTDGTERLLRVSEKSAWKQKKAEYVTLQTLQSMAVKTSRPIELGVLDESSQCYMILTYLAGEDAKDALIQLTEGEQYEIGREAGKELANMHTISAHPSVPDWYERCIQKHNRYVAAYKDCGYQIPYAERILTFIEKHLLWLKDAPNRFLHDDFHVSNLIVHEAFLVGK, encoded by the coding sequence ATGGAAGGCTGGCTACAACATTTGATGGATACCTCTCCTGGTTTGCAGAAAGCAAACAAGATTGAGCGAATCTTCAAAGGTTTCTCACCAGAGCTAAAATATCGCGTGTTTCTGACAGACGGTACGGAACGATTGTTGCGCGTAAGTGAAAAGTCAGCGTGGAAGCAAAAGAAAGCAGAATACGTCACTCTGCAAACTTTGCAATCCATGGCTGTAAAAACGTCTCGTCCCATCGAATTGGGTGTGTTGGATGAATCTAGTCAGTGCTACATGATCCTGACTTATCTGGCGGGTGAGGACGCAAAAGACGCTCTGATCCAGCTAACAGAAGGGGAACAGTATGAAATCGGTAGAGAAGCCGGTAAAGAACTGGCGAACATGCATACCATTTCCGCGCATCCTTCTGTGCCAGATTGGTATGAGCGCTGTATTCAAAAACATAATCGCTATGTCGCGGCATACAAAGACTGCGGTTATCAAATCCCATACGCAGAACGCATCCTGACGTTTATCGAAAAGCATTTGTTATGGCTGAAAGATGCTCCTAACCGCTTTTTGCACGATGATTTCCATGTTAGCAATCTGATTGTACATGAGGCTTTTTTAGTCGGGAAATAA
- a CDS encoding cold-shock protein, with protein sequence MQTNGTVKWFNAEKGFGFIQVEGGDDVFVHFSAIQGEGFKTLDEGQRVQFNIVQGNRGPQAENVVKL encoded by the coding sequence ATGCAAACGAACGGAACAGTAAAATGGTTTAATGCAGAAAAAGGTTTCGGATTCATTCAAGTAGAAGGCGGAGACGATGTTTTCGTACACTTCAGCGCTATCCAAGGTGAAGGTTTCAAAACTTTGGACGAAGGTCAACGCGTTCAATTCAACATCGTTCAAGGCAACCGTGGTCCACAAGCTGAGAACGTAGTAAAACTGTAA
- a CDS encoding rhodanese-like domain-containing protein has protein sequence MKKETISCSTFKQLIKEDTHLLILDVRDEEKFLQGSLTVSDIVTWNEPYVHMKEQEQPFDEDISRSLQDATIITVCTTGNKAQKAAALLREKGYRALALEGGLTAWNETNEKIK, from the coding sequence ATGAAAAAAGAAACGATTAGCTGCTCAACTTTCAAACAATTGATCAAGGAAGATACCCATTTGCTTATTTTGGATGTACGTGACGAAGAGAAGTTTCTCCAGGGCAGTCTAACTGTCTCAGACATAGTGACCTGGAATGAACCTTATGTACATATGAAGGAGCAAGAACAACCTTTTGATGAGGATATTTCTCGATCCTTACAGGATGCCACGATCATTACGGTATGCACGACAGGGAACAAAGCGCAAAAAGCAGCGGCTCTTTTGCGAGAAAAAGGATACCGTGCACTTGCTCTCGAAGGTGGATTGACTGCGTGGAACGAGACAAATGAAAAAATCAAATAG
- a CDS encoding CAP domain-containing protein, giving the protein MKRLGTIAIATLGLGFALSGFSNTASAAANYNCPLKAAPSQMQQQTQWFPYMAQMKQFTPQFGYQPSMQPVQPQMQAPYAAPQPVKQQPVQQQPVAAPQPAKQADQQVEASAVVKQVADLVNQERAKAGLKPVTLDASLNKVAQAKAADMSNNNYFDHTSPTYGSPFDMMKQFGVSFMTAGENIAMGQRTADEVMNQWMNSEGHRENIMNPSFTKIGVGYVNGYWVQEFIG; this is encoded by the coding sequence ATGAAACGCCTAGGTACTATTGCAATCGCGACTTTGGGATTGGGATTTGCTCTATCCGGCTTTTCGAACACAGCTTCTGCAGCGGCAAACTATAATTGCCCACTAAAAGCAGCGCCTAGCCAAATGCAACAACAAACCCAATGGTTCCCATATATGGCTCAAATGAAGCAGTTCACACCTCAATTTGGATATCAGCCATCTATGCAACCTGTCCAACCGCAAATGCAAGCACCTTACGCAGCTCCACAGCCAGTTAAGCAACAGCCTGTTCAACAACAACCTGTAGCTGCTCCACAACCTGCAAAGCAAGCGGATCAACAAGTGGAGGCTTCCGCTGTTGTGAAACAAGTAGCTGATCTGGTAAATCAAGAGCGTGCAAAAGCTGGTCTGAAACCAGTAACGTTGGATGCTTCCCTGAACAAAGTAGCTCAGGCGAAAGCTGCTGACATGTCCAACAACAACTACTTCGATCATACGAGCCCTACGTATGGTTCTCCATTTGACATGATGAAACAGTTTGGCGTTTCTTTCATGACCGCAGGTGAAAACATTGCGATGGGTCAACGCACAGCTGATGAAGTGATGAACCAATGGATGAACAGTGAAGGACACCGTGAAAACATCATGAACCCATCCTTCACGAAAATCGGTGTTGGTTATGTGAATGGTTACTGGGTACAAGAATTTATTGGATAA
- a CDS encoding homoserine dehydrogenase, whose amino-acid sequence MKRWNVVITGFGSVGKQVAKLLEQRQAHYREQYGVEVKLVGVARSSQGVYDAEGLTQSALEAFGHEKRSTDTPFTGTDFITSCKADILIETGPSQLETGGPGLSYIRQALDQGMHAIAVSKGALVVDYAGLSALAKHRGVMLKISGATAAALPTIDLLQYNLAGCQILAVEGIFTGTTNFVLSSMMEEGISCEEAIARAQQMGIAEPDPSFDIDGWDTACKVTILANAAFGAQLKHTDLSRTSVRDVTKEQIEEWKSAGKSPKLVGRIRRTTEGLHASVELQAVDQSHPFSTVKGTTKAIRVETDVMGELLVIGGKSDPVAAAAAALKDLEHIIRQP is encoded by the coding sequence ATGAAACGATGGAATGTAGTGATCACTGGATTTGGTTCAGTGGGGAAGCAGGTAGCAAAATTACTTGAACAACGACAGGCACATTATCGGGAGCAATACGGTGTTGAAGTAAAGCTGGTCGGAGTAGCTCGCTCTTCGCAAGGGGTGTATGACGCAGAAGGGTTGACTCAATCCGCTTTAGAGGCATTTGGCCATGAGAAACGGTCGACAGACACACCATTTACGGGCACGGATTTTATCACCTCCTGTAAGGCAGACATTCTCATTGAAACGGGACCTTCCCAATTGGAAACCGGTGGGCCTGGACTCAGTTACATACGTCAAGCTTTGGATCAAGGGATGCACGCGATAGCGGTATCCAAGGGAGCACTCGTCGTGGACTATGCGGGTCTGTCTGCATTGGCGAAACATCGTGGTGTCATGCTAAAAATTAGTGGAGCAACTGCCGCTGCACTACCGACCATTGATCTCCTTCAGTATAATTTGGCGGGATGTCAGATCCTTGCGGTAGAAGGGATTTTCACCGGAACTACCAACTTCGTCTTGTCGAGTATGATGGAAGAAGGCATTTCCTGTGAAGAAGCGATTGCAAGGGCACAACAGATGGGGATTGCCGAGCCGGATCCGTCCTTTGATATCGACGGGTGGGATACCGCTTGCAAAGTGACCATTCTGGCCAATGCTGCTTTCGGGGCTCAGCTGAAGCACACGGATCTATCCAGAACGAGTGTACGGGATGTGACCAAGGAGCAAATAGAGGAATGGAAAAGTGCCGGTAAGTCACCCAAGCTGGTGGGCAGAATCCGTCGAACCACGGAAGGGCTCCATGCTTCTGTGGAGCTACAAGCTGTAGATCAATCGCACCCATTTTCAACGGTAAAAGGAACGACGAAAGCCATTCGCGTGGAAACGGATGTAATGGGGGAGTTGCTTGTTATCGGTGGAAAATCAGATCCAGTTGCGGCAGCGGCTGCAGCTCTGAAAGATCTGGAGCATATTATCAGACAGCCATAA
- the def gene encoding peptide deformylase, with amino-acid sequence MAERIIVRLGDPILRERSKVVSSVTSNTEKVLNDMAQTIYADKGRAGLSAIQIGIAKQLIVMDCGDGLVELINPVLLEKSGEQEGPEACLSIPGVVGLVKRAEYVKVQTLNRAGGTVILEAEDFLARCIQHEMDHLEGILFIDYVNELYSAKTGKKLKPQDANPILMQQKRIIR; translated from the coding sequence ATGGCGGAACGGATCATCGTTCGATTGGGTGACCCCATATTGCGTGAACGGTCAAAGGTGGTGTCATCCGTGACTTCGAACACAGAAAAAGTCTTGAATGACATGGCTCAGACCATTTACGCTGATAAAGGACGTGCTGGGCTGTCAGCCATTCAAATAGGCATTGCCAAACAATTAATTGTGATGGATTGTGGTGATGGGCTGGTCGAATTAATCAATCCAGTTCTATTGGAGAAGTCCGGAGAGCAAGAAGGGCCGGAAGCCTGTCTTTCCATTCCGGGGGTAGTGGGACTGGTAAAACGGGCGGAGTATGTAAAGGTGCAGACACTCAATCGTGCTGGGGGAACCGTTATCTTGGAAGCAGAAGATTTTCTGGCACGTTGCATCCAGCATGAAATGGATCATTTGGAAGGGATATTATTCATCGATTACGTAAATGAGCTGTATTCCGCAAAGACAGGGAAAAAACTAAAACCACAAGACGCCAATCCGATTCTCATGCAGCAAAAAAGAATCATTCGGTAA